TTCCCATTGTTGATAGTTCAGACCACTCTGGTCCTCTTCATCAGTCGCCTCTTAGCCTTCATTCTCAAACCACTCCGCCAACCCAAGGTCATTGCCGAGATCTTAGTACGTACCAGCTAACAATCCGTGCTTCCGACTtgatcttcaatatcttcttcctcatcataCTTCAAACTTCATTTTGTTGCTTGCACATAACCATGTCTAGCTGGCTTCAACTTATGAAAGTTAGACTACTAATATGCATGGTATCACGGGTTTAATTCTGGGAAGTCTTGGGTTTGAAACATCTGTATCTCCCCCACCCTTATCATATTAACCTTCATAATCAGGATGAAATTGCATATAAAGGAAAATTTGCTTGCTATTGATATACATATCATTGAGTTCTTGGCAGAAAAACTAAAACTCTGATTCTAGTAGCACTTTCTAGTAATTAATTCATGGAGAACCACCTGATAAATACTCATATTGCGGTCGACGAACATTTATATGTGCTTCTAACAAAACACTCCCAGCAAAAATGCTACAAAGCAAAAACACTTTCTATGTATATTAACACTGCATAATTATAGGCCTCAAATTATTTTAGGTTTAGTACGTAGTTGTCAAACACCATGTACGCATAAGACATGCATGTATAACTGAAAGTAATGCGTTTAATTTCTTGTGTAATTCAGGGTGGGATTTTGCTAGGACCTTCTGCACTTGGCCTGATCAAAGATTTCTCCCCCATCATATTCCCTTCATGGAGCACTCCCATACTCGAATCAGTAGCAAGCATCGGCCTCCTCTTCTACCTATTCCTCGTAGGCCTCGAGCTCGACTTGCGCTCCATTCGCCGCAGTGGCAAAAGCGCCATCACCATAGCACTCGCAGGCATTTCCCTCCCTTTCCTCATCGCTGTAGGAGTCACATTCCTCATGCGCAAGGCCATCAACGGTGAGAACAAAGTAGGTTACCCTCagttgtaagatcaaatatggacataacacatatcatcataaagtaattgatgattagcttaatatcaatcctagtttaacatggatacaaacagtaaatcaatacttgtaacttaatgaagcagtgtatctattcattaaggtaagtaatcatattcttagtctgcaagaaagactacaatgaagtgttacattaggaatctaactaggaaacctaaaccgatatggatagctttaatgggaagcttcttgagggttaagtctcctatatatacagatgaattggtccctgattactaccgacgttttgcatattgttctgtccattgagaagcaagttggtaagtaacagaagaccatattcagtgatcgtATTAGCaactgcataagatggaatccatgccagtgattgctgaaggtaagccttaatcccttttatgattgtgtgcatatgttgtgagcatgtatatggttatcttacaattggtatcagagcataggctcacaagtatcaaaatcgttttagggttttgcaaaaaaaaaaaaaaaaaaaaaaaaaaaaaaaaaaaaaaaagggtttttgctttacggaccaagtcactgatcaagtaactgaccatgtaactgatcaaggtaagttacttaagtcaattgctgcatctggttaaatatcaagttcacgcttccgctgtgattttttagcagcaaattggggaaaaagcaaaaacaggtttttctgtgaaattgatttcgattcatagcatgataattgtgtttttgattgtgctcaagaaccctagttgcattcccggcgtgcgttaggttagagtagatggtgaccggatgaaatttacaatttcttgattgttctgtggtttcttggaatcaaatcaattttggttatgcttgaatatgcatgttgaattgattgatgatattgtattgtatctgtgattgtgtaaaattgcatgaagaacaaaaatctcccagattttgtttacacattattaaaattgacagatacgagagcttaattttcttacaaggatgaatctgggtagaatataaagtgaaaagctcatgggttttgtggttttctgttggcataagtgattatgatgcacaaagcattcttcattgatgttggcagaaaacaatgatcaggtaactgaccatgtaactggccaggtcactgaccatgtaactggtcaggtaactaatcaagtacctgatcgtgtgacaaaactgaaattgtgttttgtgttttaaaactatgcttcagttttatcttccaaagaagtggtcaagtatagttttagaatacaaaacagcaatatgcatgcttgatgaaaataaatacggatacttagaaatttttcttctgtctaaagatgtggataaatttctttggataacttattTTCATTGAatatggtatattgataaagaactccaggatgttatgcttctgctcaaaagtgttgcttaacattgtttttggttatggactgatatgaatgcaagtatggattgtttaggttttctgtatgttcttgttttggttgcttaaagctaaataaaacgcAGAAAACttaatattattttctttacaaattaagaactcacatgaatttttgttttgctccttaggtaactcctacatgaacttgaacagtgtcttgatgttaactggaaccaactatagagcttggctagattctgtagagaactatatgggaatgcatgagaatatagactattgctttactgaggataagcctatagagttgaatgaaaagagcaccaagaaagaaacagacctttacaagaagtggcatagatccaatagaatggctaagaatctcattcgtacctctatgtccaagactgtcaggggaagtatagaagagcctgagctagcatctgattttctggaactcatcggtgctaagtttaaagaaagtgaaaaggcagaagcagctagactaaccaaggagtttcatgatttgaagtacatgggttcagggggagttagagaacatattatgaagatgatcaatataaatggcagactcagggagctcttgatgggggttagggatgagcaggtagtgcattatgcacttcattccttgcctaacagttttagtcatcttaggaccagttacaactctcaaaagggaaactggactttagatgaacttatatcgatctgtgttgatgaggaagctaggatcaaggaagaaaaagaacctgctacagccataaatctcatagagaagcctaagaagaaaaagccccagaataagctcaagcctaccaaagccataactaagagttcaacagctgcagtggccaaggaaaacaggccatttaggttcaagtgctacttttgcaaaagagtaggacacatgaaaaaggactgcactggctataaaaattggttagccaaaaagggtaagattttttctaatacagttttttctttagaaattaatcttataaatattgaaccacagtcttggtggatagattcaggctcacctattcatattactaattctttgcagggattcataaggagcagaatcccaaaaagtgatgaagtgaacctgtgtgtaggcaatggcatgagagtggcagtcaaggctattggaaccttaaagctcgatctaggattaggaaaattgttagttttggataatgttttttatgtaccttccatgagaaggaatttggtttcagtttctcttttagtaaaatctggttgtagacttgttattgatagtaatggaattcttatttctaaaaattctgttcaaattggttctggtgttatctcgaatgattatttacagttaagttgttcaatggctcaacaagaaattttacttgttgaagataacacaaacagtactagcactttaacaggtgttaaaagaaccaaattaaatgaaaagtctgcatttttatggcatagaagactcggccatgtttcaaaagagagactgaaaatattggtgaaaaacaaaatcctaaatgaacttgatttttctgatctaataGATTGTGTggaatgttttaagggaaaaataaccaacacaagaaagaaaactgcatatagaagccaaaatttattagaactcatacacactgatatatgtggaccatttaggcatcaaactatctgtgggaatgtgtattttatcacattcattgatgacttttctagatacagttatatttatctactttcagaaaaggcacaagcattgaaagcttttcaaatctttaagtctgaggtagaaaatcaactagaaaagaaaatcaaaacagtaaggtcagatagagggggagagttctatggaaagtacactgaatccggccaacaaaagggtccatttgccttgtttttgcaagacaatggaattaaagctcaatacacaacaccctataatccacaacagaatggtgttgcagagagaaagaatatgactcttttgaacatggttagatgcatgatgtgtacaactggtttgcctaaatttctgtggggtgaggctttaaaaactgcaaattatatttgcaacagaacacctagcaaagccatagaaaatactgcttttgagctttggtgtggcaggaaacctagtcttcatcactgtcatgtttggggatgtcatgcagaagctaggatttataatccaagcttgaataaacttgaccccaaaactgttagttgctattttataggttatccagataaatctaaaggctataaattatattctgctcatcattcacctagaatttttgaaacacatcaagtaaagtttctaagtgaaaaagttcacaatacaaaccttgaggatttaacctcagattttgaggaaattgtgtcggatgagaatttaagtgtagcattgcctttagaacaagatgtaactgatcatgtcactggtcacgtaactgaccgagtcactgaccatgtaactgtacctgatcaagtcactgcccaagtcactgcccatgtctcTGACCATGtctctgaccatgtcactgaccgagtctctgaccatgtcactgaccgagtctctgaccatgtcactgaccgagtcactgaccatgtaactgtacctgatcaagtcactgcccatgtcactgcccatgtcactgaccatgtaactacccaagtaactgtacctggtcaagtcactgcccatgtcactgaccatgtaactgcccatgtcactgaccaagtaactgaccacgtaactggtcaagtaactgaacctcaaaatcctccagtagctcaacctagaagatcacagagagcaagaaaaccaacttatgggggggaagagagtgactacattgtttatctacaagaagcagaaattgaaatggactgtgcagaggacaatgatccaactacatttaatcaggccattgaaagtagtgaatctcatcaatggcagctagcaatggaagcagaaattgattccatgagccaaaatgcagtttgggaattagttgaacctgacccaaaacagaagcctataggttgtaaatgggttttcaaaaccaaaagagatgcaaatggcaatgtagagagacataaagcaaggttagttgccaagggttttacacagaaggaggtcattgactttactgagactttttctccagtttctacaaaagactcgtttaggataatcatggctttagtggctcattttgatatggagttgcaccagatggatgttaaaacagctttcttgaatggtgaactagatgaagtgatttatatgaggcagccagaagggtttgtacaagctggaagtgaaaacttagtgtgtaaattaagaaaatcaatttatggccttaaacaagcttctagacagtggtacaagaaatttgattctgtgatttctacttttggatttacagaaaatcttgttgatgaatgtgtttatttgaagacagttgggaacaattttatttttctggtactctatgtggatgatatacttttggctagcagtaacattaaattgcttaaagataccaagagttttctgtcaaggaattttgacatgaaagacttaggagaagcatcctatgtactaggtattgagattaaaagagatagggcacagagactacttggtttgtctcaacacaattatattaccaaagttttaaggaggtttggtatggagaagtgtgcagctggagaagttcccatgtccaaaggagataagttaactaagaagcaaagtcccaatagtgatgctgaaaaggaaaatatggagtcaaagccttatgccagacttgtaggaagtctcatgtatgcacaagtctgcactaggccagacttgtcttttgcagtagggattttgtcaagattccaatctaatccaggccatgagcattgggtagctgggaagaaagtgttgagatacctgcagagaactaaaagccacatgctagtttataggcaagtggaggatctgaaactcattggattttcagactcggattttgcagggaattatccggACTCCAAGaaatcgacttgtggatatgtgttcatgcttgcaggaggtgttattgcttggaaaaccatgaaacaaacacttgtttcaacttctactatgcaagctgaatttattgcagtatatgaaactgtgtgtgaaggactttggattcgaaattttctcatgcagaccaaagtattgagtcacattgtggctggaacacttgtaatttattgtgacaatgaggctgcagttttctttagcaaaaacagtaaaaggtcaaataattctaaacacattgatctaaagtattacagtgttagagaaagagtaaagcatggtgaaatagttgTTTtaagtattgacacaaattcacagctagcagatcccttcaccaaggccttgtcagtagcagcattccagaagcatacaacaagcattggagttttagctaatctagatgcttaggttcagtagagagttagtcctattggagcaatttaaaattttaaggttCTTGAGTTCTTatattttagttgtgatcttttattgtttgtttatcacaacttatttgtaatgacagttttgattatcaataaaattttgaggtatttccagttatgattttgctgcagctttattgttttgttttggaaattatcatcttgttttgaatatcatacttgctatcagatggcttaaatcatgtatagcatgatgttgaggttcaagcaataattttaagccatcagtgttcagaaaaattgcttgagtttctggttttagaaacataaagtaggacctaatatatgtttacttgttgatacacattaacatatattgtatcacttctggtttgacatatgtggattgcaggagcttatgtttgtggttttgaaactctgcatttttgttaaaatgtatactgtttcttgctctgcataagtaactgtgatctgaccatgttggaatggattttcgatttgagtttgttatctggcgcgcacttcagtaagttaagtaggttttgatgttttctggtgcaaatcatcgagcatgatatgtgtgagtccaagggggagattgtaagatcaaatatggacataacacatatcatcataaagtaattgatgattagcttaatatcaatcctagtttaacatggatacaaacagtaaatcaatacttgtaacttaatgaagcagtgtatctattcattaaggtaagtaatcatattcttagtctgcaagaaagactacaatgaagtgttacattaggaatctaactaggaaacctaaaccgatatggatagctttaatgggaagcttcttgagggttaagtctcctatatatacagatgaattggtccctgattactaccgacgttttgcatattgttctgtccattgagaagcaagttggtaagtaacagaagaccatattcagtgatcgtATTAGCaactgcataagatggaatccatgccagtgattgctgaaggtaagccttaatcccttttatgattgtgtgcatatgttgtgagcatgtatatggttatctTACATCAGTTCCTCGTGTTCATAGGGGTAGCCCTCTCCATCACCGCCTTCCCTGTCCTCGCACGCATCTTAGCAGAGCTCAAACTGCTCACCACACGCATAGGCGAGACGGCAATGGCTGCAGCAGCCTTCAACGACGTGGCTGCATGGATTCTGCTGGCCTTGGCCGTGGCCTTAGCAGGTGGGAACCTTAAAGGCCCTCTAGTCTCCATTTGGGTTCTCATTTCCGGCGTGGCTTTTGTTGCTTTTATGTTCATTCTGGTCCGTCCTTTGATGACTTGGGTTGCTAACCGCTGCTCATCTCAAATGGAGGACGAAGCTTATCTATGCTTCACCCTAGCCGGGGTCATGTTGTCCGGGTTCATGACTGACCTAATCGGTGTCCATGCCATCTTTGGggcatttatttttggattaacCATTCCGAAAGGGGGTGAATTTGCAGCCAAACTGACTAAAAGGATCGAGGATTTTGTGTCTGGTTTGCTTCTCCCTCTCTACTTTGCCTCGAGTGGTTTGAAGACTGACGTTACTAAAATACGTGGGATCAAGGCATGGGGTCTTTTGGCTTTGGTTATATCAGTTTCTTGCACTGGAAAAATTTTGGGAACGTTTTTGGTTGCAATGATGAGTATGATACCAGTGAGGGAGTCATTAGCTCTAGGTGTACTGATGAATACTAAAGGATTGGTGGAGCTTGTTGTTCTGAATATTGGCAAGGAGA
Above is a genomic segment from Rosa chinensis cultivar Old Blush chromosome 3, RchiOBHm-V2, whole genome shotgun sequence containing:
- the LOC112194151 gene encoding cation/H(+) antiporter 20-like isoform X1, whose product is MEPMVLNLTSMRTSSDGAWQGDNPLNHAFPLLIVQTTLVLFISRLLAFILKPLRQPKVIAEILGGILLGPSALGLIKDFSPIIFPSWSTPILESVASIGLLFYLFLVGLELDLRSIRRSGKSAITIALAGISLPFLIAVGVTFLMRKAINGENKVGYPQL
- the LOC112194151 gene encoding cation/H(+) antiporter 20-like isoform X2, whose protein sequence is MEPMVLNLTSMRTSSDGAWQGDNPLNHAFPLLIVQTTLVLFISRLLAFILKPLRQPKGGILLGPSALGLIKDFSPIIFPSWSTPILESVASIGLLFYLFLVGLELDLRSIRRSGKSAITIALAGISLPFLIAVGVTFLMRKAINGENKVGYPQL